TTGGTATTTCATATTTTTGTCTCAAGGCATCAAATATCTCGAAATCACTACTGTCTTCAATAAATTGAGGTAAGGGCATTTCAAAGTAACTTACCTTTTCCTTATTAATAAATTTGTCTAAATGCACAATAGGATAGATTTGCTTGTCATTTCGAGTAATTATTGTGCTAAACTTTGGTCGACAATCGAATAATAAACGAATTTCTTTTTCGAAAGAATAAATTTCATTTTTAAGAAAACCTGTAATTTTTAAATCCAGAATTTCTTTTGTTGTCGAGCAATTCAGAGATTTTATATTTTCAAGCCATTCATTCTCTTGATAATAAATTTTTGAAAGGTGATAATTATACCATCGGTTTCTATTTAAAAATTCAAACCTAATAATAGCACCATTACCCTTTCTGCCTATGATATTCCAAAGTGTATGTTCTTCTGTTTCATCTTTTAATAATTCTGAAGGGCACATTGAAAAGCAATAAACATGCTGCTTTTCATCATTCTCCTCAAAAAATTCTTTTTTAAAACAATATTTCTCAATAGCATAAGACATCTCATATTGGTCATCCATATTATTCAAACTATACATTCGTATATTTCCGGAAGACAGGATAGAATTTAAAGATTCCATTGATGTGAAATGAATAAAATCATTCTTTTCATTGAAATAAAAAGGAGTTGTTTCTAATTCAACATCTCTCTCTGGTAACACCCAGAATTGATAAGTGTAATTTCCCTTGTTGTATTCAACTTCATCTTTATATCCCGAACCTCTGAGTTGAAAACCAACTTCTTTTATTTTCTCTATTCGTTCTGTTTCATTCATGTTTTGTCTTGTCTTTGCATTGGCGGTAACGGTTTGGCGGTTGCTGTTCGGTGGCGATTTTACGCACTGAACTTTCCACGAAACACAAATGTTTAAATTATTACATCACTGTCCAACGAGCTACGAACCGCCACTGACAGCAACCGCCTGTTACCCACTGGGCAATTTCTTCTTCTGTCATTACACTTGGCTGTCTCTGTGCGGTTGGAAGGCAAGCTCTTTGGCAGGTTTTGGCTGTGTGATGGCTTGTGCGACCTGCCAATGTGCTTGACTTTGCGTTGGCTTATATGCTTAGTCCTTTTATCAAGTTATATTCTGTCGAGTTATTGCCATATTGGGCTTTAACGTATGCTTTTATTCTTTGCACTCTGTCTTTGAGGTCAGCATATTGGCTTAGTCGACCTGCTCTTGTTGTTTTAAGAGTTTGTATCTTTTGAGCTACTGCATTGTTTAAAGTTGTCAACTGTGTACCTGTTGTTTGTAATGCTACTATCTTTAATGTATTGCTTGATGGGTTAAATGCGGTAAATTGAGTTATTGTATTTACAATGTCATTAAAGAATTGTGTCATTGAGCCGTAAGAACGTTCCGATTGGCTAATTGTTTTTGCTTGGTCTGGTTTTGTCGGGTCGGCAGGAGCTTTTGTTAGTTTGGTTGCACGCATTTTTTTGATTATTGCGTTTACTGTTGCTGCTTCTGTTGACTTTTTGCCATATTGTGCTTCTACTGCTCCTTTGATTGGTGAAAGGAGTTTTTCAATAGAACCAGTCTTTTTTGAAAATGCTGCTTGTCGAGCATCTACTGCGGCTTTGTAATTTTCCTGCTGACTGCTTTCTGTTCCATTTGTTGCAACAATTGAGTTAATAAGTGTTGTCATACTTGCAACACTTTCTTGTGTACGTGGTGGTGCATAACCTACAAACCCTAAAATAAAGGTTAAAAGGTCTTGGGCTCTTCTTAATTTAGCCCCAAAGGTGTTTTCAGATGTTGATGCCATAATTTTAAAGTTTTTAATTATTAATAAAAATGCTATTGTGTAAAATAAAACTCAAAGATAGTAAATTTATTTTATAATTGTATAAAAATATTTTTGAATTGTGTATGTTTAAAATGAAATTGCGTAGAATTACAAATATAATTGTGTATTATTAAAATGAGATTGTGTAAAATAAAATACTGATTGTGTAACTTCATATTAAAATTGTGTGTTTTATAATTAACTATGTATAAAACACCACTATGATTGTGCAATATTGAAAAATAAGTGTGATATTTATAAGACACTATCCTTTCTAAAAAGATAAAGGAGTATTATCGTTAATAATATTTGTTAATTTTTGCTTGCAATTAATAATATCTTTTTTAGAAAACTTGTTTTTATTTAAAAATTTTTCAACTGTATTATAAAAAACAGTTGAATCAAGATAATTAAGAATTGTAATATTCCCTTCTTTGTAACAAAAGAAATTTTTCCTTGAAGCATGAGAACCTATTCTTGAATATGTGTATATGCCTTTATGCCTTCTGTTAACTAACAAAGGATAATAATTAACTTCAAATATACTTGTATCAACAGAATTATTTTTTTGTAATAATTTTGAAATTAAATCTTTTTTTAATTCAGATAAGATTTGATTTTCATTTGTTAATTTTATATTTTTAGTAGTATTGCATGCTATAATACTACATAATAGCAATGAAACATACAGAAAAGATATTGATTTCATATTTTATTTTGATATGATAGAGACAATGTACTTGACTTTACGTCATATCTAATGCAGAATAAATTTTATTGGTAAATAAATAATAACATCAACAGGTTTATGGCAAAGTTTTCCTGGTTTCCAATTAGGCATTAATTTTATTACTCTAATTGCTTCGGCATCGCACTCGGTTTGTAAGCCCTTTTCAATTCTAATATTATATATACTTCCATCATTTTTTACAATAAAAGAAACAATTACAATTCCACTTCCGTCAAATTCATTAGGCCATTTTATATTTTTATTAATAAATTCCTGTAATTTATTATTTCCACCTTTAAAAGTAGGTAATTCATCTGCCATGAGATAAAGAATAGGTTTGCTTGTTGTATCTTTTATATTATTAACTTGACTTGAAGCTGCTTTAGGGATTAAAAACAATATAGAAAATAAACAAATTAGATAACTAATTAATGTTTTCATGGTTTATTATTTTTTCTTTTCTTTATAATTTTTTTCTGTTTCATTAACTCTATTTTTGATTTGTTCACCGAGTTTAGTATTTGTTTCTTTAAATCCTTTTTCCGTGCTAATTGCGTCATGTTTGTATGGTTCTCCTTTTGAATATAAATATCCATGACCATATGCTTCATGAGCTAAATTTTCTGCTTGACCTTCTTCGCTTAATCCACTATTAATGGTTATATCAATATTTTCATCAGGAGAATTATATTTATTTGGTTCCGAACCTGGTGTTTGTGTGACACCTAACCAGCCTTGTTCACCTGTTTTTGGGCTAAAAGGACCCGCTTCATTAGGATCACCTTGCGTAATTTGTCCTAAATTTTGTTCGACAAGTTCACCCTTTTCGTTTTTATAAGTAAATTTTTCAGAAACATTAATATTAAATGTTCTTTCATCGTTTGCTAATTGCTTTAATGCTTCAAAGTTTCCACTATTGCTACATGCTTGATTTAACAAAGTTTTATCAATTACGCCATTTTTATCAAATTTTACAAAAGCCATATCTTCTTTAGTAAGCGTATTAAGTATTGCGGTTCTTGCTTGTTCATTAGCTGCTTTCACTTCCATACCATCATTATCAACATAAAATATTGGATTATCTGCAAAAGCAACGTAAGGACTAATACTTGGATATTTTTTAAATAACGGGTCAATATTCCAAGAAAAACAACAGGGTCGAAATTATAATGATTATACAAAGTATCAGTCGGGCTAAATTTATTTATTTTTTGTTTTTTTGTGTCAAATATTGTTCTGCTATATTGTTCAAAAGGTTTTGTTTCGTGTATTTCATCAAATAAGCCCCATGATAATGTTGCGTAACGAGTATCTTTAGGGTCGGAATTGATATGTTTAAATGGGTTTGGTGTTTGGTCTTTTACAATTAATGCAGCGTTTGTGTCGTTTTGCAATCGTGATATTATTAAGTTTTTAATTTCAACAGGCATTTCACGATAACCTTTTTTATAAAGTGATGTGATTAATTTTTCGTATTCTTTAAATTGCTTATCGGTTTGTAATTGTGCAATAGATTTATTTTTATTTATTATTCTTTCTTCAAATACTTCGGCTTTTAAAAGCATTGCGTTAAGATTCAAAGTATCGTATTTTAGTGCTGTTTTGGCGCATTGCAAAATAAATTCGTCGGATTTAGAATTAAATTTATTTTCATATCCTTTTGCAAGATAAACAAGACAAAGAGAAATGGATTGTTTTAAGTTTAATGTTCGCATTGAAATACCGCTTACAACTGCTTCGTGTGTTGTATTGGTAAATGCTTTTATTGAACCGCTACCAGGAAAAGCTTTTGAAGCTAATTCTATATTATATGGAGTTCCTTTTATATCGTTATGAACAATATAGATATGATTTGGAGCAATTGCTAAATTTGCACCTGAATTTAATCTTTCTGAAAATATTTTGTAAAGCGAAGCAAGTGCATAACAATTACCTTTTCGTGTATTTGCATCAAGTAAATTAAGTACTTGCGAATTTTTCCAATTTATACTACCTAATGGATCATCGGTTGAATATTGATAGGGATAATGAAAAGTAATGTATTCTTCATTTTTAATTGAATCATATAAAAATGCAAATGTTGTGTCAGTTAAATATTTATAAATTGAAAAATTAAGTAATGCTTTATTGTATCTTTCTATAACTTCTTCTTGTGTTTCAATAATAGAAGGTTTGATATTTAAAGTATTCTGTTTTTCTATAATTTTTTTAATCTGTAAGATTTTTCTTGTGTGTATTTCAAGTGCTGATTGAAATTCTTTGTATTTAATTCTATTATCCCGAAAAGCATTTTCCATAATAAAAACGGCTCTTTCGTAATTGAGCGGTATTTTGCCGGATAACATATTTTCTATTTCTGTTTTTGCTGAATAGAAACAGGTCTTTGCCAATGAATCTTTTTTTGTTGAATTATTGGCATAAGCGAAGTTTGCAAAAATAATTTGCAAAATAATCGCACTTTTCAAAATTAATGATGTTCGTTTTTTCATAAGGCAAATATATTAAATTTTTAATTATTGATATTTATAAATAGGTTTCTTTTTTCTTTTCCGTTAAAACCCTTTTCTTGCTGTACTTTTCCTCTAAACTCCTGTAAATTCATTTGCTGTTCATATAAGCCAGCGGGCATTTCTTCGTATCCTAATGATTTTATTAAAAGTTCGTTTTGCTGTAATGCTTCATAAAGGTCTCTTGCTCCTTTTA
This region of Bacteroidales bacterium genomic DNA includes:
- a CDS encoding energy transducer TonB, which produces MKTLISYLICLFSILFLIPKAASSQVNNIKDTTSKPILYLMADELPTFKGGNNKLQEFINKNIKWPNEFDGSGIVIVSFIVKNDGSIYNIRIEKGLQTECDAEAIRVIKLMPNWKPGKLCHKPVDVIIYLPIKFILH